In a single window of the Elaeis guineensis isolate ETL-2024a chromosome 8, EG11, whole genome shotgun sequence genome:
- the LOC105049900 gene encoding uncharacterized protein has product MAEASDLFLLPLEEFAADEIEEQEGRPETLDSPLSWASATASRGTTRCALGADLFTPDPSDPGYSDQDFDSSDDHASLAFDLFDHSSTRPIGATTVPFRETLQSPDFRVSEGPEEVRSDYLELGLGFEGHEDGEGAEREVVVSDWGADDFFMGRRSSPSESIDFSRAGPVDSEGLRIAGFDSDSDSDEQIVDGGESQDRINDDLGLPLCWDCLQLEEQRRDLNIELEWEEVDDRLEERDVLSIMIVGNNEISNGVRERNHDEAEQEEDVIRNIDWEVLLAVNNLGRNHLDPEDVESFFVDDHEGFVYTSDYEAYEVLFGQFADHDSSLKGSPPAAKSVVENLPSVMMTKEDVDENNNVCAVCKDGILVGEKVKRLPCFHHYHEECILPWLGIRNTCPLCRFELPTDDPEYEKWKARRANRGGSGEDSQLRYEFEILPEA; this is encoded by the coding sequence ATGGCGGAGGCTtccgatctcttccttcttccccTTGAAGAATTCGCTgccgatgagatcgaggagcaaGAAGGCCGGCCCGAAACCCTAGATTCGCCCCTCTCGTGGGCCTCCGCCACCGCCTCGAGGGGCACCACTCGCTGCGCCCTCGGAGCCGACCTCTTCACCCCCGATCCGTCCGATCCGGGCTATTCCGACCAGGATTTCGACTCCTCGGACGATCACGCCTCTCTTGCCTTCGATCTCTTCGATCACTCCTCCACCCGCCCGATCGGCGCCACCACGGTTCCCTTCCGGGAAACCCTCCAATCCCCCGACTTTAGGGTATCCGAGGGCCCCGAGGAGGTGAGATCAGATTACCTCGAGTTGGGATTGGGGTTCGAGGGTCACGAAGATGGAGAGGGCGCGGAGCGGGAGGTCGTGGTTTCCGATTGGGGGGCTGATGATTTCTTTATGGGAAGGAGGAGCTCGCCGTCAGAATCTATCGATTTTTCCAGGGCAGGCCCTGTTGATTCGGAGGGGCTGAGGATCGCTGGGTTTGATTCGGATTCAGATTCCGATGAACAGATCGTCGACGGTGGCGAATCCCAGGATCGGATCAACGATGATCTTGGCCTTCCGCTGTGCTGGGACTGCCTCCAGTTGGAGGAACAAAGGAGGGACCTTAACATAGAATTGGAATGGGAGGAGGTGGATGACCGACTCGAGGAGAGGGATGTCCTAAGTATCATGATCGTTGGCAACAACGAGATATCCAATGGAGTCAGGGAACGAAATCACGATGAAGCGGAACAGGAGGAAGATGTGATTCGGAATATAGATTGGGAGGTGCTTTTAGCTGTGAATAACTTGGGGAGGAACCATTTAGACCCGGAGGATGTCGAATCCTTCTTCGTCGACGACCATGAGGGCTTTGTCTACACCTCGGATTATGAGGCCTATGAGGTCCTGTTCGGGCAATTTGCCGACCATGATAGCTCTCTCAAGGGTAGTCCTCCGGCAGCCAAATCGGTGGTCGAGAACCTCCCGTCGGTCATGATGACGAAAGAAGATGTTGATGAAAATAACAACGTCTGTGCAGTGTGCAAAGATGGGATTTTGGTAGGTGAAAAAGTGAAGCGGCTTCCATGCTTCCACCATTATCATGAGGAGTGCATTTTGCCATGGCTCGGCATTCGGAACACATGCCCCCTTTGTCGGTTCGAGTTGCCAACGGATGATCCCGAATACGAGAAGTGGAAGGCACGGAGGGCCAACCGTGGTGGTTCCGGTGAAGATTCTCAGCTCAGGTATGAGTTTGAAATATTACCTGAAGCTTAG